In Blastocatellia bacterium, the genomic window TAACAAGATCAAACGATACCACCTGCGACGGGAGCCGACGTGACGGAACCGACCGATCTGCCACGAATCATCCTCGTGCCGGTGGGCAGCGTTAACCCGCGCCTGCTGGAGTTCTTGATTCTCACGTTGCCCGACACATTCAAGATGCCCTGCACACTGGGGCCGCCGCTGCTTGACGTCAGTCAAGCCTATAGCCTTGTCCGGCAACAATACTACTCGACCGAGCTGCTAGCACGATTGCTCACACTGAACCAACATGCAACAACAAAAATCCTGGGCGTGACCGAAGTGGATTTGTTCATTCCCATTCTGACGTTCGTCTTTGGCGAAGCTCAACTCAATGGCCCCGCAGCTATCATCTCCGCGCATCGGCTTCGTCAATCGTTTTACGGCCTGCCAGAGGACGAGGCGTTACTGCTGGAGCGTTGCCAAAAAGAGGCGCTCCATGAACTCGGCCATACGTTTGGACTCGTTCATTGCCAGTCATTTGAGTGTGTCATGCATCGTTCGCACTCAGTCGAGCAGGTTGATCTGAAGCGAAACTCGTTTTGTCCAATGTGCGCTCAAACATTAGCGCACAATCGCCTCACACTTCGTTGAGTGCGGCATAAGACGCAGCCGGGGTGATTATTCCCACGCCAGCAGGGGCAATTCTCGACCATCTCAGCAAGCCGTCATTGTCGCTCAATAGGTTAACCAAAGCGACAGCCGGCGCACACTCGGCACGAAATTTGCACTCTTATAGATTCAGTGAATACATGCTCAGCAATGCCGCCCCAAGCGCGGCGCGAGCAAAGGAAGGACATGGATATGAGGCAGGCAACACTTTTTGAAGAAGCTCTTGTGATCTCCGGTCCACGACGCTCTGGCGGGCGCGTCAAGTGGTTTTTCTTGCTGACCGCGTTTGTATATGCCGCGGGGCTTGTCGCGATTATCATATCGAGTATTTTGATGGCTCATCCTCAGTTCAGAGAAGCAGTGCTGGAAGTGGCGCTGGTTGCGCCGCCGCCACCCCCGCCACCGCCGCCACCGCCGCCGGCGGGCAGCGCCAAGGCAGCAATCGGGCCAACGACGGGGCGAGTAGTTATTCCGACCGGCTTCGTCGCACCTACACGTCCAGCTAAATCGCTGCCGTCAATAGACACCGAGGCGCCTGAGGTTGGTGTCGTGGGTGGCGTACCGGGTGGCGTTATTGGCGGCGTACCGGGTGGCGTCATTGGCGGTGTGCCCGGTGGTGTGTTAGGTGGCGTGCTTGGCTCCACCGGCCCAGTCCCTGCATTACCGCCGCCCAAAGTCGAAATTCAAACGCAAGCGCCACCGCCACCACCCAGCAAACCAATTCGCGTGACGACCGGCGTGCTCAAGGGCAATGCCATTCGACGCGTGATGCCCACATATCCGGCCGTCGCTCGCAGCGCTCACCTGCAAGGCACGGTCGAAGTCCACGTGATCGTTGACGAAGAAGGAAACGTCATCGCGGCTGAGGTAGCCAGTGGACATCCATTGTTCCGTGAGGCCGCACTGGCCGCAGCGCGACAATGGAAATTCCGGCCCACGCTGGTCAGCGGCATCCCTGTCAAAGTCAGCGGCACGCTCTCGTTTATCTTCCAACTCAACACAGGCGAGTAAAGAGCACCAGCGCACCCGCAGAGGGCGTCACTCAGAGAGACGTGGCAGCTTGCGCACGCTCAACACAGGAACTGCTCTTATGCTCCGCGCACGCCACGAAGCATGAAAATCGAGCACAGGCGGGAACGCCTGTGCCACATTCTCAAGGGAATCGCCCATGAGCTCCGCGCACGCCACGAACGATGAACATACAATTTTTTCGTGAGGTTCGTGTGCTTCGTGGGCGATTTTCAAAGGAGCGCAGAGAGTCGTCCCCTTGCCTTCTCGGATCGTCGGCCTTATCCTGCAACCTCCGTCGAGCAGATTTAACAGCCGAGGTTTCACTGAAGAGGAGGCACATAATGAGCAAGAGTCGAAAGAGTCGAACCGTCACTCGTCGAAAATTCTTAGGTCAGGCCGTCGGGGGAACGGCAGCTACTGCCGTCGCTCTTCCGCTGGCCGTTCCCGCCCAGAGGTCGAGACAAAGAGCCGGCAAGAAAGTCATTTACAAAGCGGGCGAACAGCCGACATCCAATCGGCTCTACAGCTCTGGGATTCAATTCGGGCAGTTGCTCTTTGTTTCCGGGCAGGTGGCCCATGACCCGGCCACGCGCAAAGTCGTTGAAGGGCCTTTCCCCAATCAAGTGCGACGCTGCCTGGAAAACGTCAAGATGGTACTGGAGGCAGCGGGTTCTTCGCTTGAGAGGGTGCTCAAAGTCACGGTGTTTTTGACCGACATCGCAAATTTTCAGGCGATGAACGAGGTCTATCGCACCTATTTCCCGACCGACCCACCGGCGCGCACGACCGTCGCCGTCAAGGACCTGCCCGGTGATTCGCCCATCGAGATCGAGTGCATCGCCTATGTGGATTGAATGAGTGGTAATGGGCGCTGGCAAACCCCTATCGCGGTAGGATCGTCCGTTGGCCAGCTCTTGCCACGAACGGTGAAAGAGATTCTTTCGCGTCGTTCGCGTGTTTCGTGGGCAATTTTTTTGGGAGGAGAATAGATGATGAACCGAAGATTCTCACTCATTG contains:
- a CDS encoding energy transducer TonB, translated to MRQATLFEEALVISGPRRSGGRVKWFFLLTAFVYAAGLVAIIISSILMAHPQFREAVLEVALVAPPPPPPPPPPPPAGSAKAAIGPTTGRVVIPTGFVAPTRPAKSLPSIDTEAPEVGVVGGVPGGVIGGVPGGVIGGVPGGVLGGVLGSTGPVPALPPPKVEIQTQAPPPPPSKPIRVTTGVLKGNAIRRVMPTYPAVARSAHLQGTVEVHVIVDEEGNVIAAEVASGHPLFREAALAAARQWKFRPTLVSGIPVKVSGTLSFIFQLNTGE
- a CDS encoding Rid family detoxifying hydrolase — protein: MYKAGEQPTSNRLYSSGIQFGQLLFVSGQVAHDPATRKVVEGPFPNQVRRCLENVKMVLEAAGSSLERVLKVTVFLTDIANFQAMNEVYRTYFPTDPPARTTVAVKDLPGDSPIEIECIAYVD
- a CDS encoding archaemetzincin family Zn-dependent metalloprotease; amino-acid sequence: MTEPTDLPRIILVPVGSVNPRLLEFLILTLPDTFKMPCTLGPPLLDVSQAYSLVRQQYYSTELLARLLTLNQHATTKILGVTEVDLFIPILTFVFGEAQLNGPAAIISAHRLRQSFYGLPEDEALLLERCQKEALHELGHTFGLVHCQSFECVMHRSHSVEQVDLKRNSFCPMCAQTLAHNRLTLR